DNA sequence from the Parasphaerochaeta coccoides DSM 17374 genome:
GTGGGCGTTCTGTTCTTCCCGTGTTTTCTTGGCTTTTTCTTCCCGGAGCTTCTTGTAGGTAGCTCTGGTCGATGCCAGTTTCTCCTCAAGTTTTCCAATGTCCGTCTTGCTTTCCCCAATCAATGATTCATGCCGAAGGATTTCCGCGGCAAATGCCTCGCGGGACTTTTCGGCTCTCAATTTCTCAGCAAGGGCTTCGCGTGCCAAGTCATCCCTGTCTTTCTCTACAGCCAGACGTGCTCGGTTCTCCCACCGGGAGGCAAGAGCGTCCTGTTCATTCCTCAGTCTTTCTGCCCGTGTCTTGTCAGCTATGCGAGTGGCACAGGTGCTTTTCAGCTCGATCAAGGTATCTTCCATTTCCTGAAGCATCAGCTTGATCATCTTCTCAGGATCTTCGGCCATATCGAGCAATCCGTTTATATTGGAACTTACAATATCCATGAAACGTGAAAAAACTCCCATCATGTTCTCCTTCCCATTGGCCTTGGCGGTTCAATGGAGTTTGATGCTCTCTTTAATGCAGGTTTCATGCCAATTCCGTGAAAAGTCATGAAAATGGAGAAAAGGGGTTTTCATAAGGGATTTTCCAGTCATTTTCCGGTCACTCCTCATGATGAATTACTATGCTTTATCATAAAAAATGGTGTATCATACCTATGATATGGTAATTATTACCACTCGACCGCGGTCATGCAGGGTCGTTCAGGAGGAATCATGGATACAGTGCAGGCACGCATGCCCACGCAACCCTTGGGGGAAAGCGAAGTTTTCCTGGAATTTCAGGAAAAAGCGAGCCGGGCTGCAATGGTCGAGAGAAGCGTGCTCATTGTCGGGGAGCGTGGGTCAGGCAAGGAAATAGCCGCCCTGCGCTTGCACTACCAGTCTCCGCGCTGGGAAAAACCCGTGGTGACGGTGAACTGTGCCGCTTTGCCTCCATCCCTGATTGAAAGTGAGCTGTTCGGCTATGAGCAGGGGGCTTTCACCGGGGCACAGAAGATGCGGAAAGGCCGCTTTGAGGAAGCTGACGGCGGTACTCTTTTCCTTGACGAGATAGGATTGATTCCGCTGGAAGTCCAGGAAAAGATTCTCAGGGTAGTGGAATACGGCACGTTCGAGCGTGTCGGCTCATCTCGTACCCATGAGGTGGATGTGCGTATCATAGGAGCGACCAATGCCGATCTTCCCCAGCTCTGTCGTGAAGGAAAGTTCAAGGAAGACTTGCTGGACCGCTTGTCTTTTGAAGTCCTGTTCCTGCCTCCGTTGCGGGAAAGAGAGGGCGATATCCTGCTTCTTGCGCATTTTTTTGCCGCGAAGATGGCTCTGGAATGCGGCCGGGAGGACATACCCGTCTTTTCTGCGGAAGTTGAGGAAGCCTTGATGACATATTCTTGGCCGGGCAATGTCCGTGAGTTGAAGAACGTAGTGGAACGGGCAGTCTATCGCATCGATGGCAAGCTCATCACATCCATTCAGTTCAACCCCTTTGAGAATCCATTTACACGAAAGGGCATCGGATTCCATGATGGGCATACAGGGGATGAATCCCTGCCTGCTTCTGTCGCCGGGGAGGATGAAGTCTCTCATGTTCCGGTGCCATCCGACGCGCCGACCTTCATGCCGCTCTTGGCATCG
Encoded proteins:
- a CDS encoding PspA/IM30 family protein; this encodes MGVFSRFMDIVSSNINGLLDMAEDPEKMIKLMLQEMEDTLIELKSTCATRIADKTRAERLRNEQDALASRWENRARLAVEKDRDDLAREALAEKLRAEKSREAFAAEILRHESLIGESKTDIGKLEEKLASTRATYKKLREEKAKKTREEQNAHYSYKNEAKDHFSRFSRMEEQLDRMKADQDVYGDEDLDARFADLEELDEIEAELRKIRAHAKKK
- a CDS encoding sigma 54-interacting transcriptional regulator; the protein is MDTVQARMPTQPLGESEVFLEFQEKASRAAMVERSVLIVGERGSGKEIAALRLHYQSPRWEKPVVTVNCAALPPSLIESELFGYEQGAFTGAQKMRKGRFEEADGGTLFLDEIGLIPLEVQEKILRVVEYGTFERVGSSRTHEVDVRIIGATNADLPQLCREGKFKEDLLDRLSFEVLFLPPLREREGDILLLAHFFAAKMALECGREDIPVFSAEVEEALMTYSWPGNVRELKNVVERAVYRIDGKLITSIQFNPFENPFTRKGIGFHDGHTGDESLPASVAGEDEVSHVPVPSDAPTFMPLLASSLKNSENLDLSSFEDVKRDMDVLFLERALEVAGDNQKTAASLLGLTYDQFRGLYRKYRKKGSA